In Deltaproteobacteria bacterium, one DNA window encodes the following:
- a CDS encoding long-chain-fatty-acid--CoA ligase, producing the protein MTQETEAGINGLELNLEELLVVGEEEVNGVRMKVYKNRMKTLRDLLAFSTAMFGDQECMVYQDQRFTFQEFGRLVKSAGKVLQDLGVRQGDRVAMILGNATAFPIVFFATASIGAISVPLNCWWKSEELEYGLSDSGSSVLVMDPKYWDSISQIKDNLPALKHIFVTGDEEITGTLPFSTLLAEPDAPMCEEPISEQDVASIFYTSGTTGRPKGAMTMHMNFITNVYNAASGILSAAPPPGSTDEESMEAARKQLLTVPMFHVTGCHSQLVTSIALGGTLVILRRFRADEAMEAIEKEKVSAMVGVPTMYIMMLDSPNFDKYDLSSLTSASYGGAPAPPDMVKRLHEAFPQLSLGNSYGLTETSSITTLLRGEDAIRKPDSVGKPAPVVEIKTVDLAGNDLPANEVGEILIKGPNIIKGYWNKSEATAETIIDGWLHTGDIGRIDEEGFLYVVDRQKDMILRGGENIYCVEIEDVLYEHPKVLEAAVIGVPDKTFGEQVKAIIYLRRDQEAKAEEIQEFCEQRLAHFKVPQYVAFIDSPLPRNPQGKVLKAELKQKFVKT; encoded by the coding sequence ATGACGCAGGAGACTGAGGCAGGCATCAACGGGCTTGAGCTGAACCTTGAGGAACTGTTGGTCGTCGGTGAGGAGGAAGTCAACGGCGTCAGGATGAAGGTCTACAAGAATCGGATGAAAACCTTGAGGGACCTGCTGGCGTTCTCAACGGCCATGTTTGGTGATCAAGAGTGCATGGTTTATCAGGATCAGCGCTTTACCTTCCAAGAATTCGGCCGTCTGGTCAAAAGCGCTGGCAAGGTTCTGCAGGATTTGGGCGTGCGCCAAGGCGACCGTGTGGCCATGATCCTCGGGAACGCCACCGCCTTTCCCATTGTTTTCTTTGCCACTGCGAGCATTGGCGCCATATCTGTCCCGCTCAACTGCTGGTGGAAGAGCGAAGAGCTTGAATATGGTCTGAGCGATTCCGGGTCCTCTGTTCTGGTCATGGACCCAAAATACTGGGACAGCATTAGCCAGATCAAGGACAACCTGCCTGCCCTTAAACATATCTTCGTTACGGGTGATGAGGAAATTACCGGGACGCTGCCTTTCTCAACGCTGCTCGCTGAGCCGGACGCGCCCATGTGCGAGGAGCCGATTTCGGAGCAGGATGTGGCCAGTATCTTTTACACCTCGGGCACGACAGGCAGGCCCAAAGGCGCCATGACCATGCACATGAATTTTATCACCAACGTCTATAACGCCGCCAGCGGCATACTCTCGGCAGCGCCGCCTCCCGGAAGTACAGATGAGGAATCAATGGAGGCGGCCAGGAAGCAGCTTCTAACCGTGCCGATGTTTCATGTCACCGGATGCCATTCCCAGCTGGTGACCAGTATAGCCCTGGGCGGAACGCTCGTCATTTTGAGACGATTCAGGGCGGATGAGGCCATGGAGGCCATTGAGAAAGAAAAGGTCTCCGCCATGGTCGGGGTGCCGACCATGTACATCATGATGCTGGATTCACCCAATTTCGATAAATACGACCTCAGCAGCCTGACAAGCGCCAGTTACGGAGGCGCTCCGGCCCCGCCAGACATGGTTAAGAGGTTGCACGAGGCCTTCCCCCAGTTGTCCCTGGGAAACAGCTACGGCCTGACCGAAACATCCTCCATCACCACCCTTCTCCGGGGCGAAGACGCTATCAGGAAGCCTGATTCGGTTGGCAAACCAGCGCCTGTGGTCGAGATAAAGACAGTGGACTTGGCCGGAAACGATTTGCCAGCCAATGAAGTCGGGGAAATCCTGATCAAGGGCCCGAATATCATCAAGGGATACTGGAATAAATCTGAGGCCACGGCGGAGACAATCATTGACGGCTGGCTGCATACCGGGGATATCGGCCGGATTGATGAGGAAGGGTTCCTTTATGTGGTTGATCGTCAGAAGGATATGATCCTGCGCGGCGGAGAAAATATCTACTGCGTCGAGATCGAGGACGTGCTCTATGAGCATCCCAAGGTCCTTGAAGCCGCGGTCATAGGCGTGCCGGATAAAACTTTCGGCGAACAGGTCAAGGCTATCATCTATCTCAGGAGAGATCAGGAAGCTAAGGCAGAGGAAATCCAGGAGTTCTGTGAGCAGCGTCTGGCGCACTTTAAGGTGCCTCAGTACGTGGCTTTCATTGATTCACCCTTACCGCGCAACCCTCAAGGCAAGGTCCTGAAAGCGGAGCTCAAGCAAAAATTCGTGAAGACCTGA
- a CDS encoding copper-translocating P-type ATPase has protein sequence MANDTKENGPEPLRTDSEHVSTTSIPIGGMTCATCVGRVEQALSGLPGVEEANVNFATEKAFVRFDLDKIGLTEMKKAVESAGYKVLEPEVSQVTISVGGMTCAACVSRVEKALAGLSGVKEAHVNLATERATVRFDPAEIDLSGFKKAIEEAGYQYRGRESAELVDVEKEAREKEFARLKKQFIFSAVLAAFILAGSMQAIIPLLKNIDRQIMFYILFILTTPVLFWAGGRFFRGALSAARHKTTNMNTLVAFGTLAAYLYSTVATFTPQVFTASGLEVHVYFDTAAIIITLILFGRMLEARAKGRTSEAIKTLMGLAPKTARVIRDGREADVPVDEVEPGDLVIVKPGEKVPVDGVITKGSSSVDESMLTGESIPVEKHEGDEVIGATINKTGAFTFKAERVGAESALAQIIKLVQEAQGSKAPIQRLADRVASIFVPVVISLAVLTFFIWYFFGPEPAFTLAVLNFVTVLIIACPCALGLATPTGIMVGTGKGAEYGVLIKGGESLEIAHKINTVIFDKTGTLTKGQPEVTDVLTLNSFKTDEVLGLAATVEKSSEHPLGEAIVREAEEKRLTLESAEHFEAVPGHGVEARVNGRIVLLGNAKLMTDREIELGQAKARAAQLAEEGKTPMFVAVNGQAAGILAVADTLKENAIQAVAELKKMGLTVIMLTGDNQKTAAAIAGQLGLDRVLAEVMPGDKAREVRRLRSEGNVVAMVGDGINDAPALASADVGIAIGTGTDVAMEASDITLIRDDLRSVITAIQLSRRTMRTIKQNLFWAFIYNSIGIPIAAGVLYPFFGLLLKPVVASAAMAMSSVSVVSNSLRLRNFKPN, from the coding sequence ATGGCAAACGATACAAAGGAAAATGGCCCAGAGCCGCTTCGGACTGACAGCGAGCACGTTTCCACCACCTCGATCCCCATCGGCGGCATGACTTGCGCCACCTGCGTCGGGCGGGTGGAACAGGCCCTGTCCGGGCTGCCGGGTGTCGAGGAGGCCAATGTCAATTTTGCCACGGAAAAGGCCTTCGTCAGATTTGACCTAGACAAGATCGGCTTGACAGAGATGAAAAAGGCGGTGGAGTCGGCTGGGTACAAGGTCCTGGAGCCTGAAGTCTCTCAGGTAACTATTTCCGTGGGCGGCATGACCTGCGCCGCCTGTGTAAGCCGGGTGGAAAAGGCCCTGGCCGGGCTGTCCGGCGTAAAAGAAGCCCATGTAAACCTGGCTACCGAAAGAGCCACGGTCAGGTTTGATCCGGCCGAGATTGACCTTTCCGGCTTTAAAAAGGCGATTGAAGAAGCAGGCTACCAGTATCGAGGCCGCGAGTCGGCTGAACTGGTGGACGTGGAAAAAGAAGCGCGGGAAAAGGAGTTTGCCAGGCTTAAAAAACAGTTCATCTTTTCAGCCGTTCTGGCGGCCTTTATCCTGGCCGGTTCCATGCAGGCCATAATCCCCCTGCTTAAAAATATAGACCGCCAGATAATGTTCTACATTCTTTTTATCCTGACCACGCCGGTCCTGTTCTGGGCCGGCGGGCGGTTTTTCAGAGGGGCGTTGAGCGCGGCCAGGCATAAAACCACGAATATGAACACCCTGGTGGCCTTTGGCACGTTGGCCGCCTATCTTTACTCAACCGTCGCCACCTTTACGCCTCAAGTTTTTACGGCGAGCGGCCTTGAGGTTCACGTCTATTTTGACACCGCGGCCATCATCATCACCCTGATCCTGTTCGGCCGTATGCTGGAAGCCAGGGCCAAGGGCCGTACCTCCGAGGCCATCAAGACCCTGATGGGACTGGCCCCCAAGACCGCCCGGGTCATCCGGGACGGCCGGGAGGCGGACGTGCCGGTGGACGAGGTCGAGCCCGGCGACCTGGTCATAGTCAAACCCGGAGAGAAGGTCCCGGTTGACGGCGTGATCACAAAAGGATCTTCCAGCGTGGACGAGTCCATGCTCACCGGAGAATCCATTCCGGTCGAAAAGCATGAAGGAGACGAGGTTATCGGCGCGACCATAAACAAGACCGGGGCCTTTACTTTCAAGGCCGAGCGCGTCGGGGCGGAGTCTGCCTTGGCCCAGATCATCAAGCTGGTCCAGGAGGCCCAGGGTTCAAAGGCCCCCATCCAGAGGCTGGCCGATAGGGTGGCCTCCATCTTTGTGCCCGTGGTCATCAGCCTGGCCGTCCTCACTTTTTTTATCTGGTATTTCTTCGGGCCCGAGCCGGCCTTTACCCTGGCGGTGCTCAACTTTGTTACTGTCCTCATCATCGCCTGCCCTTGTGCCTTGGGACTGGCCACGCCCACGGGCATCATGGTCGGTACAGGCAAAGGGGCGGAGTACGGCGTCCTGATCAAGGGCGGCGAATCACTTGAAATCGCACACAAAATTAACACTGTCATCTTCGACAAAACCGGTACCTTAACCAAGGGCCAGCCCGAAGTTACAGACGTGCTGACCTTAAACAGCTTCAAAACAGACGAGGTACTCGGGCTTGCGGCCACGGTGGAGAAAAGCTCGGAACATCCCCTGGGTGAGGCCATTGTCAGGGAGGCCGAAGAGAAAAGGCTGACCCTTGAGTCCGCTGAACACTTCGAGGCCGTGCCCGGTCACGGGGTTGAAGCCAGGGTGAACGGACGAATCGTGCTCCTGGGCAACGCCAAACTCATGACCGACCGGGAGATTGAACTCGGCCAGGCCAAAGCCCGGGCGGCTCAACTGGCCGAAGAAGGCAAGACCCCCATGTTCGTGGCCGTGAACGGACAGGCCGCCGGTATCCTGGCCGTGGCCGACACACTCAAGGAAAACGCCATTCAAGCCGTGGCCGAGTTAAAAAAAATGGGCCTCACGGTTATCATGCTCACCGGCGACAACCAGAAAACCGCGGCGGCCATCGCCGGGCAGCTGGGCCTGGACCGGGTTCTGGCCGAGGTTATGCCCGGGGATAAGGCCCGTGAGGTGCGGCGACTTAGAAGTGAAGGCAACGTGGTGGCCATGGTCGGAGACGGCATCAACGACGCCCCGGCCCTGGCCTCGGCGGACGTGGGCATTGCCATTGGCACGGGCACCGACGTGGCCATGGAAGCCAGCGACATCACCCTCATCCGGGACGACTTAAGAAGCGTCATTACGGCCATTCAGCTCTCCCGGCGAACCATGCGCACCATCAAGCAGAATCTTTTCTGGGCCTTCATCTACAACTCAATCGGCATACCCATCGCCGCCGGAGTGCTTTATCCCTTCTTCGGCCTGCTTCTCAAGCCCGTGGTGGCCTCAGCCGCCATGGCCATGAGTTCCGTGTCCGTGGTCAGTAATTCACTCAGGCTGAGAAACTTCAAGCCTAATTAA
- a CDS encoding SDR family oxidoreductase, translating into MEADHQSQRLKDRVALITGAGRGIGRAISIAFAREGADLFLCATRMETLKETQKLASRSGRRIELYTVDVADRGAVEAMIQKAIELFGRIDILVNNAGIYKRSPFVDYSYEDFDRIMKVNLYGPFNVTQFVLRHMIERKKGKVINIASTAGKWASLYQSAYNISKHGLVGMTRCLGLEMGQHGVNVNAICPGVVQTDMASQLGPPSPEALKAIKQRIPIGRLLQPEEIPPLAVYLASSESEGMTGQSILLDGGMLFV; encoded by the coding sequence ATGGAAGCTGATCATCAATCGCAAAGATTAAAAGATCGGGTCGCCCTGATCACCGGAGCCGGCCGGGGAATCGGGCGGGCGATCTCGATCGCCTTTGCCCGGGAAGGGGCCGATCTATTCTTATGCGCTACCCGGATGGAGACACTAAAAGAAACTCAAAAGCTGGCCTCCAGGTCGGGCCGGAGAATAGAACTGTATACCGTGGACGTGGCTGACCGGGGCGCCGTGGAGGCAATGATCCAGAAAGCCATCGAGTTATTCGGGCGGATTGATATCCTGGTTAACAACGCCGGTATTTACAAGCGCTCTCCATTTGTTGACTACAGTTACGAGGATTTCGACCGCATTATGAAGGTCAACCTCTACGGGCCTTTTAACGTAACGCAGTTTGTTTTAAGGCATATGATCGAACGCAAAAAGGGAAAGGTCATCAACATCGCCTCGACCGCAGGCAAATGGGCTTCTCTGTATCAGAGCGCCTATAATATTTCCAAGCACGGCCTGGTGGGCATGACCAGATGTCTGGGATTGGAGATGGGCCAGCATGGCGTTAATGTCAACGCCATCTGCCCGGGAGTGGTCCAGACCGATATGGCTTCCCAGCTTGGTCCCCCCTCCCCAGAGGCGCTGAAGGCAATCAAACAAAGGATACCCATCGGCCGATTGCTGCAGCCTGAAGAGATACCGCCGTTAGCCGTCTATCTGGCCTCCAGCGAGTCGGAGGGCATGACCGGGCAATCTATTCTGCTGGATGGAGGGATGCTGTTCGTATAA
- a CDS encoding MogA/MoaB family molybdenum cofactor biosynthesis protein, producing MYLCGLLMASTKGAAGLREDATGPHLKARLAEAGFEVRASKIVTDDLNEIVRQIRTWIDEEELDLILTSGGTGLSPNDVTPEATRALIEREVPGLAEAIRAAGRTSTPHADLSRGLAGVRRQSLIINLPGSPQGALEGLETILPALPHALDKIKGDTTDCV from the coding sequence ATGTATCTTTGCGGATTACTCATGGCCAGCACCAAGGGCGCGGCCGGATTGCGCGAGGACGCCACCGGCCCCCATCTCAAGGCCCGCCTGGCTGAAGCCGGTTTCGAGGTCCGCGCCTCAAAGATTGTCACTGACGATTTAAACGAGATCGTGAGGCAGATTCGCACTTGGATTGATGAAGAGGAACTGGACCTGATCCTGACGTCAGGCGGGACAGGGCTGAGTCCAAATGATGTCACCCCTGAGGCAACCCGGGCCTTGATCGAAAGGGAGGTGCCTGGCCTGGCCGAGGCCATTCGGGCCGCAGGCCGCACCAGCACACCTCATGCCGACCTGTCTCGCGGCCTGGCCGGGGTACGCCGTCAGAGCCTCATCATCAACCTCCCAGGCAGCCCGCAAGGCGCCTTGGAAGGGCTGGAAACCATCCTGCCTGCCCTGCCTCACGCCCTGGATAAAATCAAAGGCGATACCACGGACTGCGTCTAG
- a CDS encoding 4-hydroxybutyryl-CoA dehydratase: protein MGLRTVEEFKESLKDGRQVYIFGEKIEDITTHPILKISVETAAGDYQLTHSDDPAVRDLFVMPHPETGEPMSRYFEPPHTPEDLEKRLQMIGDSIRITGGLPFGKDIGTDAMYAIMTTAKEIGKPEYGERAGNYLEHLRKNDLNLCGAITCVKGDRGQTPAKQTHPDYYLRVVDKNKDGIIVKGAKIHITGAPVANDLLVLPTRQMRENEPEYAVAFSIPANAPGITFICRPSRGERTPSEFPLGRPVRGLVEAMIVFDNVLVPWDRVFMCGEWEHSMRIAYNFATYHRFTAVSYKIPAVELMAGVAVAMAEMNGIETKGHIRGKLMEVAAYVETLKALATAAMKSPVMYGDIAVPNPLITNMGKLHFASHYHEILRIIQDISGGIITTMPTFQDWENPDLHDYLEYYLGASPRYTSLERMKMIQLTHDMVCSAGSAHMEVVTMHGEGSMEAQRMMILMESPLQEYKKGALAAAGIELK from the coding sequence ATGGGACTTCGTACAGTAGAAGAGTTTAAAGAAAGTCTTAAGGATGGGCGTCAGGTATATATCTTCGGGGAGAAGATCGAGGACATTACAACGCACCCCATCCTCAAGATCAGCGTGGAGACCGCGGCCGGGGACTACCAGTTGACTCATTCGGATGACCCGGCGGTGCGCGACCTTTTTGTGATGCCTCACCCGGAGACAGGCGAGCCGATGAGCAGGTATTTCGAGCCGCCGCATACCCCGGAGGACCTTGAAAAAAGGCTTCAGATGATTGGGGATTCCATCCGGATCACCGGGGGACTGCCTTTTGGGAAGGACATTGGAACCGATGCCATGTATGCCATTATGACCACGGCCAAGGAAATCGGGAAACCGGAGTATGGGGAGCGCGCCGGTAATTACCTTGAACACCTGCGTAAAAACGATCTGAACCTCTGCGGCGCGATCACCTGCGTCAAGGGCGACCGTGGCCAGACCCCGGCCAAACAGACTCACCCGGACTACTATCTTCGTGTCGTGGACAAGAACAAAGACGGGATCATCGTCAAAGGGGCCAAGATTCATATTACCGGCGCCCCGGTGGCTAACGATCTTCTGGTGCTCCCGACGCGCCAGATGCGGGAAAACGAACCAGAGTACGCCGTCGCCTTTTCCATCCCGGCCAATGCCCCGGGCATCACTTTCATCTGTCGGCCCAGCCGCGGCGAGCGCACGCCGTCCGAGTTTCCCCTGGGCCGTCCTGTGCGCGGCCTGGTGGAGGCCATGATTGTGTTTGACAATGTCCTCGTGCCTTGGGATCGTGTCTTCATGTGCGGCGAGTGGGAACATTCCATGAGGATTGCTTATAACTTTGCGACCTACCATCGCTTTACCGCGGTCAGCTATAAGATTCCGGCCGTGGAACTCATGGCCGGAGTGGCCGTGGCCATGGCGGAGATGAACGGCATTGAGACCAAAGGTCACATTCGCGGCAAGCTCATGGAGGTGGCCGCTTACGTGGAGACACTCAAGGCCCTGGCTACAGCGGCTATGAAATCGCCTGTGATGTACGGCGACATCGCGGTGCCCAATCCGCTCATCACCAATATGGGTAAACTGCACTTTGCGAGTCACTACCACGAAATACTAAGAATCATCCAGGATATTTCCGGTGGGATCATCACGACCATGCCGACCTTTCAGGATTGGGAGAATCCGGACCTTCACGATTATCTGGAATACTACCTCGGGGCCTCTCCCAGGTACACTTCTTTAGAGCGCATGAAGATGATACAACTGACACATGACATGGTATGTTCCGCAGGGAGCGCGCACATGGAGGTGGTGACCATGCATGGTGAGGGTTCAATGGAGGCGCAGCGCATGATGATCCTGATGGAGTCGCCTTTACAGGAATATAAAAAGGGCGCCCTGGCGGCTGCGGGTATTGAATTAAAATAA
- a CDS encoding DUF362 domain-containing protein: MADPKSLIIDSPMGKKEVDSTGSPVGVVRMDVDRSYAGVGELLQDYINNSSQEAWDQIRAKIDYTYENLDLALTPLQAATGFKNEIEARLGKGQKLLFKPNLVNVSNIDSQTHGPDLGSMACTEWPFMAALMRWFHDKLGVSYHQMCLGEAATMLTAAASQYSMINPEGKTVTTEATMEGKSGGFYGGWGFYFARKYLAESLDPNASDDPMKGHEESVAGTYIPPGRVSDKLMVYDLNRIFDDPTKGREVGVPDGINYKAITLHKVVIGGNPEDPEDMKAYPGSILINAPKFKVHAITLFTNVIKNLGIGLYPMQYASSGGYKWDYSVPHTLVPGMKAGIPHQVWVPEIDEQTGLPKRDEKGSYIVAKTGGITATMIDIIKAVKSQDIFMIHVVDGIEMINIDHQGIGMGEKAPEGMVFTGLDPAATDLLCARYMFSNVPFEEALKVGLDDGMGGRFPQRVPIPVIEGENIVTHTGYDCPLARDICFKNAQERGLGQLIYYVVGRDAVADAPLVSLEGHLGRISDSAFSDLITETLFYDTFSVPWDLQRTAFSYLEASDKLAGTSVKKEFLEAFDEDGDGILTYEEFGKKGVLSVYLNMAGSAVSETGMEPLGYMKSRFDAFVKMYKTSDPLMNTQGYDMMKEFFYGSACRAAFQISQIEMEMPDPFQPGLTCGKGKWPSFQLAQYFQTGVMIYGQEFPAKVVFPSLYSTAFIYADLTQNEGLNTSDIRTEPDTEALARYVSAALKGEEKLLDFTFYVPAGYDNLMGAKVPNVEVTDDPAKIMTVSFASGKEIWPEI, from the coding sequence ATGGCTGATCCCAAATCATTGATTATAGATTCTCCCATGGGGAAGAAAGAGGTTGATTCCACTGGCTCCCCGGTGGGGGTGGTCCGCATGGATGTTGACAGATCATACGCCGGGGTGGGTGAACTTCTTCAAGATTACATAAATAACTCCAGTCAGGAGGCCTGGGATCAGATCAGGGCCAAGATAGACTACACCTATGAAAATCTCGACCTGGCCCTGACTCCTCTGCAAGCAGCAACCGGTTTCAAAAACGAGATTGAGGCAAGGCTGGGAAAAGGACAGAAGCTGCTTTTCAAACCCAACCTGGTCAATGTCAGCAATATAGATTCCCAGACGCATGGCCCGGACCTGGGCAGTATGGCCTGCACCGAGTGGCCGTTTATGGCCGCCTTGATGAGATGGTTTCATGACAAGCTCGGGGTTAGTTACCATCAGATGTGCCTCGGTGAGGCCGCCACTATGTTGACCGCGGCCGCCAGCCAGTATTCCATGATAAACCCTGAAGGGAAGACGGTAACGACCGAAGCCACAATGGAAGGGAAGTCCGGTGGTTTTTACGGCGGCTGGGGGTTTTACTTTGCCCGTAAGTACCTGGCTGAATCCCTTGATCCGAACGCAAGCGACGATCCGATGAAGGGCCATGAGGAAAGTGTGGCTGGAACCTATATCCCTCCAGGACGTGTCTCGGACAAATTGATGGTTTATGACCTGAACCGGATTTTCGATGATCCGACCAAGGGCCGGGAGGTCGGGGTGCCCGATGGCATAAACTATAAGGCCATCACCCTTCACAAGGTCGTGATCGGGGGAAACCCTGAGGACCCGGAAGATATGAAGGCCTATCCAGGGTCCATTCTCATCAATGCGCCCAAGTTCAAGGTGCACGCCATTACTCTTTTCACCAATGTCATTAAAAATCTTGGTATCGGCCTTTACCCGATGCAGTATGCCAGTTCCGGCGGTTACAAATGGGATTACAGCGTCCCGCACACCCTTGTGCCGGGAATGAAGGCCGGGATACCTCACCAGGTCTGGGTCCCTGAAATAGATGAGCAGACCGGTCTGCCCAAAAGGGATGAGAAAGGCAGCTATATCGTGGCAAAAACCGGCGGCATCACGGCCACCATGATTGATATTATCAAGGCCGTGAAGAGCCAGGATATCTTTATGATTCATGTCGTTGACGGCATCGAGATGATTAACATAGACCATCAAGGTATCGGGATGGGCGAAAAAGCGCCCGAAGGTATGGTCTTTACCGGCCTGGACCCGGCGGCGACTGATCTCCTGTGCGCCCGGTACATGTTCAGCAACGTGCCTTTCGAGGAGGCCCTGAAGGTGGGCCTGGACGACGGCATGGGAGGGCGCTTTCCTCAACGGGTGCCCATACCCGTCATTGAGGGCGAAAATATTGTTACGCACACGGGTTATGACTGCCCTCTGGCTCGAGACATATGCTTCAAGAACGCTCAGGAGCGGGGCCTCGGTCAATTAATTTATTATGTGGTCGGTCGTGATGCCGTGGCCGATGCGCCCCTAGTTTCTCTTGAGGGTCACCTGGGAAGGATTAGCGACAGCGCCTTCTCAGACCTAATTACCGAAACCCTTTTTTACGACACCTTCAGTGTTCCCTGGGACTTGCAGCGGACTGCCTTTAGTTACCTGGAGGCTTCGGATAAGCTCGCCGGAACGTCAGTAAAGAAGGAGTTCCTGGAGGCCTTTGACGAGGATGGAGACGGTATCCTGACCTATGAGGAATTCGGCAAAAAAGGGGTTCTCAGCGTCTACCTGAACATGGCGGGAAGCGCGGTTTCCGAGACAGGGATGGAACCGCTGGGGTACATGAAAAGCCGCTTTGATGCTTTTGTAAAGATGTATAAGACCAGCGATCCGCTCATGAACACCCAGGGATACGATATGATGAAGGAGTTTTTTTACGGGTCCGCCTGCCGGGCCGCCTTTCAGATTTCCCAGATTGAGATGGAAATGCCAGATCCATTTCAGCCCGGTCTGACGTGCGGCAAAGGAAAGTGGCCCAGTTTTCAGCTGGCTCAATATTTCCAGACAGGTGTCATGATATATGGCCAGGAATTTCCTGCCAAGGTTGTCTTTCCGAGTCTGTATAGCACCGCCTTTATTTACGCGGACTTGACCCAGAATGAAGGCTTAAATACTAGCGATATCCGCACCGAGCCTGATACGGAAGCTCTGGCAAGATACGTATCAGCGGCATTGAAAGGGGAAGAAAAGCTTCTGGATTTCACCTTCTATGTGCCGGCCGGCTACGATAATTTAATGGGCGCTAAGGTGCCCAATGTGGAGGTTACAGACGATCCTGCCAAGATAATGACCGTGAGTTTTGCCAGCGGCAAAGAGATATGGCCTGAGATTTAG